The genomic window tgttctctgtaatatacacagggactgctgttctctgtaatatacacaggggcagcCTTTTTGTGTAATACACACAGGAACTGCTGTTCTCtgtgatatacacagggactgctgttctgaaaaatatacacagggactgctgttctctgtaatatacacaggggctgctgttctctgtaatatagagAGGGACTGCCTtcctctgtaatatacacagggatagccgtgctctgtaatatacacagggactgctgttctgtaaaatatacacagggactgctgttctctgtaatatatacagggtctgctgttctctgtaatatatacagggactgctattctctataatatacacaggggctgctattctctgtaatatacgcagggactgccgttctctgtaatatacacaggggctgccgttctctgtaacaTACACAGGGGCCATAGTTCTCTgtaatgtacacagggactgctgttctcgagaatgtacacagggactgctgttctcgagaatataaacaggggctgctgttctctgtaacatacacagggactaccgttctctgtaatatgccCTGGGGCTGCTGTTCTCCGTAATATACGCAGGGGATGCcgttctctgtattatacacagggactgcgtCGCTCTGGAATATACaaaggggctgccgttctctgtaatatacacaggggctgccgtgctctgtaatgtacacagggactgcccttctctgtaatatacacaggggctgctgttctctgtaatatacacaggggctgctgttctctgtgatatacacaggggctgccgttccctgtaatatacacaggggcagcCGTTTTCTGTAAAACACAGCGGCCccggtgtatattacagagaacagcggcccctgtgtatattacagagaacagcagtccctgtgtatatgtaATATatacaggggctgctgttctctgtaatatacgcagggactgccgttctctgtaatatacacaggggctgctgttctctgtaatatacaccggGGCCGCTGTTcactgtaatatacacagggactgccgttctccgtaatatgcacaggggctgctgttctcggtGATATACACAGGGTCAgctgttctgtaaaatatacacaggatctgccgttctctgtaatatacacaggggctgccgttctcagTAATATCCACAGGGGCTGCagttctgtaaaatatacacagggactgctgttctgtaaaatatacacaaggactgctgttctctaatatacacagggactgctgttctgtaaagtatacagaggggctgctgttctgtaaaatatacacagggtcaGCTGTTCTGTTAAATATACACAGTGGCGGCTGTTcactgtaatatacacagggactgctgttctctgtaatatacacaggggccgcTGTTcgctgtaatatacacagggactgctgttctctgtaaaatacacagggactgctgttctgtaaaatatacacagggactgctgttctctgtaatatatacagcgactgctattctctataatatacacaggggctgccgttctctgtaatatacacaggggccgtagttctctgtaatatacacagggactgctgttctcgagaatgtacacagggactgctgttctcgagaatgtaaacaggggctgctgttctctgtaacatacacagggactacctTTCTCTGTCATATGCCctggggctgctgttctctgtaatatacgcAGGGGAtgccattctctgtaatatacacaggggctgcagttctctgtaatacacacagggactgaagttctctgtaatatacacagggactgctgttctgtaaaatatacgcagggactgctgtCCTCTGTAATATATActgggactgctattctctgtaatatacacaggggctgctattctctgtaatatacacagggactgccgttctctgcaatacacacagggactgccctTCTCTGCAAAATACACAGGGACGGCCGTTCTCGGTAATATGCACAGGGGCTGCtgatctctgtaatatacacaggggctgctgatctctgtaatatacacggggactgccgttctctgtaatatacacggGGACTGCCGTTCTCAGTAATATACACAGGGCCtaccattctctataatatacacagggtctgccGTGCTCTGTAAtagacacagggactgccattctctttaatatacacaggggctgctgttctcgagaaATATACACacgggctgccgttctctgtaacaTACACAGCGACTaccgttctctgtaatatgccCTGGGGCtgccattctctgtaatatacacagtggctgccgttctctataatacacacaggggctgctattctcagtaatatacacagggactgccgttctctgtaatacacacagggactgccgtattctgtaatacacacagggactgctgttctctgcaatatacacagggacggcCGTTCTCTGTAATTTGCACAGGGACTGCTTTTCTCTGTAATatgcacaggggctgccgttctctgtaatatgcacagggactgctgttctctgcaatatacacagggacggcCGTTCTCTGTAATTTGCACAGGGACTGCTTTTCTCTGTAATatgcacaggggctgccgttctctgtaatatgcacaggggctgccgttctctgtgaTATAtccagggactgctgttctctgtaatatacacagggactgctgttctctgtaatgtacacaggggctgccgttctctgtaatatacacagggactgctgttctctgtaatatacacagggactgctgttctctgtaatatacacaggggctgctgttctctgtaatgtacacaggggctgccgttctctgtaatatacacaggggctgctgtacTCTGTCATATgaacaggggctgccgttctctgtaatatacacaggggctgccgctctctgtaatatacacagggactgcctttctgtaaaatatacacagggactgctgttctctgtaatgaacacagggactgctgttttgtaaaatatacacagggactgctgttctgtaaaatatacacaaggactgacattctctgtaatatacacagggactgctgttctctgtaatatacacaggggctgccgttttctgtaatatacacaggggccgcAGTtctctaatatacacagggactgctgttctcaagaatatacacagggactgctgttttcGAGAATAtaaacaggggctgctgttctctgtaacatacacagggactaccgttctctgtaatatgccCTGGGGCtgccattctctgtaatatacacaggggctgccgttctctataatacacacaggggctgccgttctctgtaatatacacaggggctgccgttctctataatacacacaggggctgcctttctctgtaatatacacaggggctgccgttctccataatacacacaggggctgccgttctctgtaatatacacaggggctgccgttctctgtaatatatccagggactgctgttctctgtaaaatacacaagggctgctgttctgtaaaatatacgcagggactgccattctcagTGATATACACAGGGGCAGCTGTTCTCTGtaagatacacaggggctgccgttctctgtaatatacacaggggctgccgtgcTCTGTAATATActcagggactgctgttctctgtaatatgcacggggctgccgttctctgtaatatacacaggggctgccgtccacggtaatatacacagggactgctgtacCCTGTAATATAttcagggactgctgttctcagtaatatacacagggactgctgttctctgtattatacacagggactgctgttctctgtaacatACACAGGGGCTGTTATTCTCTGtaagatacacaggggctgccgttcgctgtaatatacacaggggctgctgttctctgtattatacacagggactgccgttctctgtaatatacacgggctgccgttctctgtaatatacgcagggactgctgCTCTCTGTAACATACACAGGGTCTCCCGTTCCCTctaatgtacacagggactgccgtgctctgtaatatacacagggactgctgttctctgtaatatacacaggggctgctgttctgtaaaatatacacaggggctgctgttctgtaaaatatacactTGGTGAGCTGTTCTGTaaaacatacacagggactgcctttctctataatatacaccagggctgctgttctctgtaatatacacaggggctgccgtgctctgtaatatacacaggcacTGCGTcgctctgtaatatacacaggggcagccattctctgtaatatacacaggggctgctattatccgtaatatacacagggactgccgttctctgtaatatacacagggactgctgttctctgtcaTATgaacaggggctgccgttctctgtaatatacacaggggctgccattctctgtaatatacacagggacggccgttctctgtaatatacacagggtcagctgttctctataatttacacaggggctgctgttctgtaaaatatacacagtgtctgctgttctctgtaatatacacagggaatgctgttctctgtaatatacacagggactgctgttctctgtaatatacacaggggctgctgttctctgtaatatagagAGGGACTGCCTtcctctgtaatatacacagggacagccgtgctctgtaatatacacagggactgctgttctctgtaatatacacagggactgccgttctctgtaatatacacaggggctgctgttctgtaaactgtacagaggggctgctgttctgtaaaatatacccagggactgctgttctctgtaatatacgcagggactgccgttctctgaaatatacacagggactgccgttctgtaaaatatacaccgggactgctgttctgtgtaatgtacacagggactgctgttctctgtaatatacacagggactgctgttctctgtaatatacacaggggctgctgttctctgtaatatacacaggggctgccgttctctgtaatatacacaggggctgctgttctctctaATGTACActggggctgccgttctctgtaatatacacagggactgctgttctctgtaatatgcacggggctgccgttctctgtaatatacacaggggctgccgttctctgtaatacacAGAGGGATGgccgttctctgtaatacacacagggatggctgttctctgtaatatacacagggtcagctgttctctataatatacacaggggctgctgttctctctaatgtacacaggggctgccgttctctgtaatatacacagggactgctgttctctgtaatatgcacaggggctgccgttctctgtaatatacacaggggctgctgttctctgtaatgtacacaggggctgctgttctctgtaatgtacacaggggctgccattctctgtaatgtacacagggactgctgttctctgtaatacacacagtgactgccgttctctgtaatacacacagggatggccgttctctgtaatacacacagggactgctgttctctgtaatatacacaggggctgctgttctgtaaaatatacacagggactgctgttttcGAGAATATAAACAGGGGCTGCTGTGCtctgtaacatacacagggactaccgttctctgtaatatgccctgggactgccattctctgtaatatacacaggggctgctgttctctataatacacacaggggctgccgttctctgtaatatacacatgGACTGCTTTTCTCTGTAATATGCagaggggctgccgttctctgtaatatatccagggactgctgttctctgtaaaatacacaagggctgctgttctgtaaaatatacgcagggactgccattctcagTGATATACACAGGGGCAGCTGTTCTCTGtaataaacacaggggctgccgttctctgtaatatacacaggggctgccgtgctctgtaatatacacagggactgccgtccacgataatatacacagggactgctgtacCCTGTAATATAttcagggactgctgttctcagtaatatacacagggactgctgttctctgtattatacacagggactgctgttctctgtaatatacacaggggctgttATTCTCTGtaagatacacaggggctgccgttcgctgtaatatacacaggggctgctgctctctgtattatacacagggactgccgttctctgtaatatacacgggctgccgttctctgtaatatacacagggactgctgttctctgtaatatacacagggtctgccGTTCCCTctaatgtacacagggactgccgtgctctgtaatatacacagggactgctgttctctgtaatatacacaggggctgctgttctgtaaaatatacacaggggctgctgttctgtaaaatatacactTGGTGAGCTGTTCTGTaaaacatacacagggactgcctttctctataatatacaccagggctgctgttctctgtaatatacacaggggctgccgtgctctgtaatatacacaggcacTGCGTcgctctgtaatatacacaggggctgccgttctctgtaatatacacaggggctgctattatccgtaatatacacagggactgccgttctctgtaatatacacaggggctgccgtgctctgtaatatacacagggactgccgttgtCTGTAAAATGCACAGGGGCttctattctctgtaatatacacatggactgccgttctctgtaatatacatagggactgccgttctctgtaatatacacaggggctgccgttctctgtaagatacacaggggctgctgttctctgtgatatacacaggggctgcctttccctgtaatatacacaggggcagcCGTTTTCTGtaaaacacagggactgctgttctctgtaatatacacagggactgccgttctctgtaatatgcacaggggctgctgttctcggtGATATACGCAGGGTCAgctgttctgtaaaatatacacaggggctgctgttctctgtaatatacacaggggctgccgttctctgtaatatacacagggactgccgttctgtaaaatatacacagggactgctgttctctgtaatgtacacaggggctgctattctctgtaatatacacagggacagccgTTTTCTGTaaaacacaggggctgctgttctcagtAATATCCACAGGGGCTGCagttctgtaaaatatacacagggactgctgttctgttaaatatacacaaggactgctgttctctaatatacacagggactgctgttctgtaaagtatacagaggggctgctattctgtaaaatatacacaggggtaATATACACCATATATAATATACACcagggctgctgttctctgtaatatacacaggggctgccgtgctctgtaatatacacaggcacTGCGTcgctctgtaatatacacaggggcagccattctctgtaatatacacaggggctgctattatccgtaatatacacagggactgccgttctctgtaatatacacagggactgctgttctctgtcaTATgaacaggggctgccgttctctgtaatatacacaggggctgccattctctgtaatatacacagggacggccgttctctgtaatatacacagggtcagctgttctctataatttacacaggggctgctgttctgtaaaatatacacagtgtctgctgttctctgtaatatacacagggaatgctgttctctgtaatatacacagggactgctgttctctgtaatatacacaggggctgctgttctctgtaatatagagAGGGACTGCCTtcctctgtaatatacacagggacagccgtgctctgtaatatacacagggactgctgttctctgtaatatacacagggactgccgttctctgtaatatacacaggggctgctgttctgtaaactgtacagaggggctgctgttctgtaaaatatacccagggactgctgttctctgtaatatacgcagggactgccgttctctgaaatatacacagggactgccgttctgtaaaatatacaccgggactgctgttctgtgtaatgtacacagggactgctgttctctgtaatatacacagggactgctgttctctgtaatatacacaggggctgctgttctctgtaatatacacaggggctgccgttctctgtaatatacacaggggctgctgttctctctaATGTACActggggctgccgttctctgtaatatacacagggactgctgttctctgtaatatgcacggggctgccgttctctgtaatatacacaggggctgccgttctctgtaatacacAGAGGGATGgccgttctctgtaatacacacagggatggctgttctctgtaatatacacagggtcagctgttctctataatatacacaggggctgctgttctctctaatgtacacaggggctgccgttctctgtaatatacacagggactgctgttctctgtaatatgcacaggggctgccgttctctgtaatatacacaggggctgctgttctctgtaatgtacacaggggctgctgttctctgtaatgtacacaggggctgccattctctgtaatgtacacagggactgctgttctctgtaatacacacagtgactgccgttctctgtaatacacacagggatggccgttctctgtaatacacacagggactgctgttctctgtaatatacacaggggctgctgttctgtaaaatatacacagggactgctgttttcGAGAATATAAACAGGGGCTGCTGTGCtctgtaacatacacagggactaccgttctctgtaatatgccctgggactgccattctctgtaatatacacaggggctgctgttctctataatacacacaggggctgccgttctctgtaatatacacatgGACTGCTTTTCTCTGTAATATGCagaggggctgccgttctctgtaatatatccagggactgctgttctctgtaaaatacacaagggctgctgttctgtaaaatatacgcagggactgccattctcagTGATATACACAGGGGCAGCTGTTCTCTGtaataaacacaggggctgccgttctctgtaatatacacaggggctgccgtgctctgtaatatacacagggactgccgtccacgataatatacacagggactgctgtacCCTGTAATATAttcagggactgctgttctcagtaatatacacagggactgctgttctctgtattatacacagggactgctgttctctgtaatatacacaggggctgttATTCTCTGtaagatacacaggggctgccgttcgctgtaatatacacaggggctgctgctctctgtattatacacagggactgccgttctctgtaatatacacgggctgccgttctctgtaatatacacagggactgctgttctctgtaatatacacagggtctgccGTTCCCTctaatgtacacagggactgccgtgctctgtaatatacacagggactgctgttctctgtaatatacacaggggctgctgttctgtaaaatatacacaggggctgctgttctgtaaaatatacactTGGTGAGCTGTTCTGTaaaacatacacagggactgcctttctctataatatacaccagggctgctgttctctgtaatatacacaggggctgccgtgctctgtaatatacacaggcacTGCGTcgctctgtaatatacacaggggctgccgttctctgtaatatacacaggggctgctattatccgtaatatacacagggactgccgttctctgtaatatacacaggggctgccgtgctctgtaatatacacagggactgccgttgtCTGTAAAATGCACAGGGGCttctattctctgtaatatacacatggactgccgttctctgtaatatacatagggactgccgttctctgtaatatacacaggggctgccgttctctgtaagatacacaggggctgctgttctctgtgatatacacaggggctgcctttccctgtaatatacacaggggcagcCGTTTTCTGtaaaacacagggactgctgttctctgtaatatacacagggactgccgttctctgtaatatgcacaggggctgctgttctcggtGATATACGCAGGGTCAgctgttctgtaaaatatacacaggggctgctgttctctgtaatatacacaggggctgccgttctctgtaatatacacagggactgccgttctgtaaaatatacacagggactgctgttctctgtaatgtacacaggggctgctattctctgtaatatacacagggacagccgTTTTCTGTaaaacacaggggctgctgttctcagtAATATCCACAGGGGCTGCagttctgtaaaatatacacagggactgctgttctgttaaatatacacaaggactgctgttctctaatatacacagggactgctgttctgtaaagtatacagaggggctgctattctgtaaaatatacacagggtcaGCTCTTCTGTTAAATATACACAGTGGCGGCTGTTcactgtaatatacacaggggctgctgttctctgtaatatacacaggggccgcTGTTcgctgtaatatacacagggactgctgttctctgtaatgtaCAAAGgtgctgccgttctctgtaacatacccagggactgctgttctctgtaaaatacacagggactgctgttctgtaaaatatacacagggactgctgttctctgtaatatatacagcgactgctattctctataatatacacaggggctgctattctctgtaatatacgcagggactgccgttctctgtaatatacacaggggctgccgttctctgtaatatacacaggggccgTAGTTCTttgtaatacacacagggactgctgttctcgagaaTGTACACAGGGCCTGCTGTTCTCGAGAATGtaaacaggggctgctgttctctgtaacatacacagggactacctTTCTCTGTAATATGCCctggggctgctgttctctgtaatatacgcAGGGGAtgccattctctgtaatatacacaggggctgcagttctctgtaatacacacagggactgaagttctctgtaatatacacagggactgctgttctgtaaaatatacacagggactgctgtccTCTGTAATATATactgggactgctgttctctgtaatatacacaggggctgctattctctgtaatatacacaggggctgctattctctgtaatatacacagggactgccgttctctgtaatatacacagcgGCTGCTGTTCTCTGTTATATACACAGGGATTTCTGTTCGCTCTGGTTGGCACTGGGACATAACACCTCCCCTCACCCCGTCTCCCCATGGAcctcattcccctcactgtctTCCCCCAAAAACCTATCCACCTCGCAgcctcccgcactctccccctgTCCCTCAGGGTCTGGGGTTGTGGGGTTGTGTAGGGAGGGAAATGTGGTTTGGGGCTGGTGTGGGgagctgcgggggggcagtgccTCTCTCCAAGCTTAGCGCTGAGCTCTCTCGCGGTCTGTCCCTTTGGGCTTTTACACTCTGGCTGATTCATGTTTCCCTCGGCAGGGCCTGAAACCGATGGATTTCAATGGATTGTCTGACCCCTATGTGAAAATCCACTTGCTCCCTGGAGCCTGCAAGGTGAGCACTGGATCCCATGCGATATTAACGCCCACAGCCGGATCTCTCCCACATCTGCACACCAGACATGGTCCTGAGATCCTGTCCCACCCTCCCAGAAGGGGGAAGTGAGCGAGAGCACTGGGGGCCGGTgcggagagagaaatagagagagtgtgagagagaaagggaggggatgGCGGAAGAACCAGAGTGTGGCCgggagagaaaaatagagagagagagagagagagagagagagagagactgtctttGAGTGAAGGAGGAGAGAGTGGCTGGGGGAGAGAAatatagagagtgtgtgtgagagagagagagagagatcgagggaggggatgggggaagaATGAGAGTGCGGctgggagagagaaatagagagagcgagagagagagagagactgtgtttgagCGAAGTAGGAGACAGTGGCCGggggagagaaatagagagagtgtgacaatgaaagagagagagagagattgagggaggggatgggggaataAGGAGAGAGTGGCCAGGATAGAGaattagagagagagtgagaaggaaagagagagagaggagggggggatgggggaaggaggGCAGAGTGGCTGGGGGAGAGAtacacggggttagatacagggaaagctccctctacactgtccccaaacATCAAACACCGCCAGGgagagggacagcacggggttagatacaggggaaAGCTCCCACTACACTGTCCCCAAACATCACACAcccccagggacagcacaggtttagatacagggtaaagctcactctacaccGTCCCCAAACCTCTCACAcccccagggacagcacagggttagatacaggggaAAGCTCCCACGACACCGTCCCCAAACATCACACACACCGCCAGGGataggggcagcacggggtttgGCGCAGGGGAAAGCTCCCTGTACAGCGTTCTCACCAATCGGTAATTGTTAGGGGAACAAGCTGAAGACCCGGACGGTGAGGAACACCCTGAACCCGGTCTGGAACGAAGTGCTCACTTACCACGGGCTGGTTGAGGAGGACATGGCGCGGAAGACCCTCAGGTAACAGGTTCGGGGTGGGGGTCCCCAACTCAGGGGAGAGCCTGTGTCCCGCGGCAATCCCCCGGgccagtgggggggtggggggtggggttccCATTGAGGCAGAATCGAACCATCACCaaacctcccccccaaccccaccaatcTTCA from Stegostoma tigrinum isolate sSteTig4 unplaced genomic scaffold, sSteTig4.hap1 scaffold_577, whole genome shotgun sequence includes these protein-coding regions:
- the LOC132208941 gene encoding double C2-like domain-containing protein alpha; this translates as GLKPMDFNGLSDPYVKIHLLPGACKGNKLKTRTVRNTLNPVWNEVLTYHGLVEEDMARKTLRISVCDEDKLSHNDFIGETRVSLRKLKANQRKYFNIFLERPPPLASPSAMRGLSFYLKE